The Mesorhizobium sp. INR15 region CGCCACCCAGGTGATTTCGCGTGGCGACCATGGCAGCAAGCAAGCGCATGACGCGGCAATCGACGCGGCTCTTGTCGCATTCAATGCCGAGATCGTGGCGCTGGCCGGCTATATGCGCATCCTGACCAGCGGTTTTGTCGAGAAATGGCAAGGCCGCATGATCAATATCCACCCTGCCCTGCTGCCAGCCTTCAAAGGCCTCGACACGCATGCACGCGCACTTGCCGCCGGCATGCGCATTCATGGTTGTACGGTGCACTTCGTCACGCCGGAAATGGATGATGGTCCAATCATTGCCCAGGCCGCCGTGCCGGTAATGGTTGGTGACAATGCCGATGCGCTGGCCGCACGCGTGCTGAAAGCCGAGCATCAGCTCTATCCGCTGGCGCTTGGGCTGGTTGCCGAAGGCAAG contains the following coding sequences:
- the purN gene encoding phosphoribosylglycinamide formyltransferase; its protein translation is MSIRKRTVVLISGRGSNMTALIAAASDPGFPAEIVGVISDKADAAGLGIARARGIATQVISRGDHGSKQAHDAAIDAALVAFNAEIVALAGYMRILTSGFVEKWQGRMINIHPALLPAFKGLDTHARALAAGMRIHGCTVHFVTPEMDDGPIIAQAAVPVMVGDNADALAARVLKAEHQLYPLALGLVAEGKARMERGHTVFTRFADDADNATSMIITPSPLREEVDLEQLARITP